Genomic DNA from Dysidea avara chromosome 10, odDysAvar1.4, whole genome shotgun sequence:
GTAGTTAGTATTGAGGTGATATTTCAGTTTCTTAATTATGTGTCttgtgccattctttcctttttGATACAGTATACAACTGGGAGACATTTTCATAGATTCCTCCAAAGTTTATCACTTGGTttcatgtgcgtgtgtgtgcatgcatccgtttgtgtatgtgtgttggtaCTTTTGAAAATTGCTTCATCATCTGTTACATACTGGTGGACAGTGTATTGTCATTTTAAATAAAGGCTTACCAAAATAATAAAGCTTTACCACCTGTCTTTGAAGAATcaataaatattttgttacacaCTAGTGTAAAACTAGATCTCACAAAGATACTATTGGGCTATGCTGGGTTTAGGCTGGCCTTACGTATATGATAAGTATACCTCTATCAAAGTTATAAAAATGTAGCTCTTTACCTCAGACACAAATAGAGACACAGTATCAGCTTGGTCCCATTTACGAATAGTTCCATCATCAATTGTGTCCTCACTACAACATAACTGTAGTTGATTTCCTTCTAGATCTGTGAAACTGGTCGGTATATCATAACCAGTTACTGAAGCTGCTTTGTATGATTTGGTTGATTTTTGCATATTATATGCTAAGAAACGTGCACCATTATGCCTAAAGCTAAATCCAGTTATGCAAAAAACTAATAAGTGAATTTAATGTAACTGGTAAAGTTTcagagcactatttccttcacTGTTATGTACTACCTTATTAGATCATGTGTTCATGTTGTATTTGCTGTAGGCAAAGTTTGTACCATCACACAAGGTACACCCACTAACATTCAAGGGATGGAGGAAACATCCTAGGAGGATAAACCGGCTGAACTGGTCTTGTCTGCTACACAACCAGGTATGATGTGATCATGTTATTTATGTTGCAATGCTGCAAATTGGCCATACTTTCTTTATGTAATATACTTGGTCTATTCGTCCACACATTTTCAAAACAGGTCCACCCGATAGTCAGTATGGTGAGGCTTAACTGCTTTCTTTCTTCATAACTGTGTCAGAAAAACTCTTTAACACAATGGTAAAAGGTGAATAGACATCTGGCTTTGTGAGCGTTCCAGCAAGAAGTGGAATTTTATTATAATTTCAGAAACCACACCATTTACCAAATGGTCAGAAAGTAGATTTCTAAATGCTCCATAGTTGTGACATAGATCACGTATATAGTGATGTCAAATATCATGTTACTGTCAAATCATTTGGCCAGCCTGCAAACTGTGATACTGTCAGTAATGGAAAATTTGTGACTGCatactgactgttgtattagagagtattcaTCTATGGCCACTACTTTGTTAGTTTTCTATGTTTCATCAGAATTTCTACAAACCATTAGTGTGAACAAGACTTTACTCATTTATGTATGGCAACTAGTCATAAGTTGCTCTATTAAAAATGTGCTAcatgttttataagagattgaaGCCTAATTTTGTAGAAATATCAGAAAAGTTAAGGAGCTCTCCTCTCTCATGAACCAATTGTGGTATGATGAAAGCAACATATTTGACTGCAAGAAATATACATTCATCTAATGATAGCAGTAAAAGTGAAAAGTGCATGCGAATGaaaatgaaaaacagaaaatcaaaaaaattaattagactggatttagcaaaatcaacccaGATATGGGTGAAAGGGACTGAGATAACACCAACGTGAAGTTGCTGAACTATGTAATTAGTAtgtatcaggctaacaatttccagaTCAAACTCATCTTCAACTTGTCGGGTCTCCTTTTGGTAGACTGTTTTCTGGCGGTCTGTATAGCCACACCAGATGTATGTACAGGCCTGTGAACACCAGGGAAGTGCTATAGAGGGTTCAAACACTCTGGACAGATTAAGATCTAACACTATATAAAGCCACAATACCACAAAGTCATAACTACAAGAGTGGAACTTCTCATTAATGAACACTTTGAGACCAAATTGTAAAGCTTGTTTGATGTGTTAAATACATAAGATGTTATGTATCACTTCTTCACAGGTGATGGTTAGAAACAAGGACAAATACCAGAGGGTGATAGGTGCTCTGATAAAGAAGGAAAGACGAAAGAGACACAAACTAAAGGAGTTAGAAATTGATTTTCTTGGATATGTAAATGATATAGGTCAAGTCTTAAATACACCATCCGTGCACTGCAATTCTTAAATGGTACATTTTGAAAGACCATTCTTAAAGAAATCAGTACTTTTGGCTTAACATATTTTAACAAACCTGATACTTGGGTTGCAACTTGAGATAAGCAGTCAACTATGGTACTCTAGTACAGTAGAGGTGTTCTATCTGTTACAGAGTGCTTCCACTAGAAATGTCAAAGCCTGCAAAAATTTTTGTCTCCCTTAAATAAATTACATATTAAAAGTGGCATGATGGGTTATAAAAATGTATGAGAGATAAGTTTCATTGTTCTCTATGTAGAAAGGTGTTCCAGCTCATGGATAGAAATGGATTTTGTTCATTGGGGGATGAAACTTAAACAACTACGTAGATTAGTTTATTAATGATGCCAAGAGTTTATAACTATGCAATAGATGATACAAAGTGATATACataattaatcatttttgtttGGTGCAAGGCTTTATGGCTACCAATGGTACAATATTGCAGCACTTTTTCATGCTCTAAAATATGCTGTAGCTAAAACTTCCAAGTTTGttcaaataaaaaaaatttgacctcatgtactgtatggtgtATGTATTTTTCTCCCAACCAGTTGGatagtgcgtgggagtatcaaagcgccgcgctgggttataactaccatacagctagacagagcggcgctgctactgtacgatataattattagttatcacccagtgataactaacttatcaccctgttgtggagccactcagtctctttcatgacatcataataaccgcgaatggcatttttaccaatggaacaaagagccaaataaggaaatattgatacaaaacacaccaatacagcacttaaaactacctaaatcttacaagaaaactgttctgttaatcctttacacaataacactagctacaagttaccaataccgtgatagtttaacaaatgtcaaaaatagtccgtgacgattttcgctccagcaatcactcccaacggccactatggtgaagaactaacttcctctagcttcatcgttctatcttggactatggtagccacttgttggtctttatttttctcttgcacagcACGCCGagcaccacgcgacaccaccataccaatttctgacgaaggcgaatcgtacctggaaccgctgcttcataacaccgcccttcgctacagtttgtaggcagtatgtaaggtctctcttgtggctacgaagtagaatctccacacaattcggacgaaatcttgagcacagtgacaggaactcaaaccggaacttaattaactatccgtaaacttctgcgcactcccgcgcactgggatataaaacagttatatcccgtatactcggatgatatcattgttattacactcgtcctcggctccgcctcggactcgtgtaataacaatgatatcaccctcgtaccgggatataactataacatactaTCCTACCATGTTTCATGTGTGTAGGCTGCAGTTCTGCCAAAGAAGTCAACCAGAATGAAGTTCAGTGTATCAGATGAAGATGACTAGACACACCCACACATAATTTATTATGTAAATTCTATTTTTATAATATCCTATGTAAATGTGGAGGATTAACATGCTGCTCCGTCTCGCCCCAACACGTTTACAAATAGACGCCAATAATCAGCCACGCCCTCAAAGAAGGGAAAAGTCGTTTATCATGTGATCAGAAAGGATTTAGGATTTCCGTTAGAAAACGACATCGTTTCTTTGCTCGCGACCTGTTTTAGTATCTAAGGTAAACAGTACATGTGCACCGCTACTTTGCATTTATCCTCTTGTATCCTCCGACTATTCAGGCAGTCTAGTTCCCTCCGTACCGCATAGAAATGGCCGCAGAACGAATGAAGAAGGTAGCTGGTCACCTGAATTGTGCAGTGTGTTACGAAGTGTACCAGAAGCCCAAATATCTCCCTTGTTATCACTCCTACTGTGAAGGATGTATAGAAAAACTACAGAAAGGTTCTAACATCATTTGCCCCGAGTGTAGAGAAACGAGTGTGGTGCCTGCAGGAGGTGTGAGGGAATTACCAAACAATTTCTTCATTAATCGTCTACTAGATGAGGTGGATTTGAAACGTAAAGTGGAGGGAGAAGAGGAAGCAAAGTGTGACAAGTGTGTGGAGGAGGGTCAAGCAGTAGTGTTGTGCGTCGATTGTGTTACATTCCTTTGCAGCTTCTGTTATGAAGTTCACAAGCGTATGAAGGAGTACCAAGATCACAACATATGTGAACTGGTTGAATTGCAGTCAAAGAAGAAACAGGTTGACGTCCGACCCAAAGCAAAATCCATGTTATGTCCCGACCATGATCTGGAGATGAATTTCTTCTGTGAGACATGTGACCAGCTTGTGTGTCACTACTGTATTACCATTGAGCACACTGGACATGTGCACAATTCTGTGAAAGTGATGGCAAAGAAACACAGGAAGGAACTTGAGAAGATGATTGAACCAGTTGAGGAAATGATCAACAAGTTGTCTACATCACGTGAGAAGGTGGTAGCTGCTGGAGAGAAGATTGGAGCAGAGGCCAGTGAAGTTGATCAACAGATTGACTTGTATTATGATGAACTACACCAACGACTAGAACAACAAAGAGAAGAACTAAAGAACAAGTCACGAGAATTGTCAACTAAGAAGAGAAAGGCAATTTCAGTTCAGTTGGAAGAAATGGATTTCACTAAAGCACAAATGTTGAGTGTGAAGGGGCTGAATGATGCAGTGAAGAATGGATCAGACCAGGAAGCATTGTTCATGAAGAAACAAGTAGGTGATGATGTGAAGAAACTAACTAACTGTTATAGCAAGTTGGAGACTAAACCAGTCGAGTTAGCCACAATGGTGTTTGTTCCTGTGAAGGAATACAAAAAGTCATTTCCACAGTTTGCCCGACTGTTTGATGATGTTCCAATACCAAACAACTGTGAGGTCACAGGTATTCCTGCACGACCACTTGTTGGTAGCAAGATTGGCTTTACCATCATCACCAAGAATCATAACAATGATCGTTGTTCCAAGGGAGGTAGTCACATTATTGTACAGGCACAATCAAGCAGGGGAGGAGATGTTGTTCCAGTAGAAGTGAAGGATAACAATGATGGGAGTTACTCTGCATCTTTTGTAATTAAACAAGTTGGAGAAGTGAAGTTGTCAATTACCATTGAAGGGGATCATATTAAAGGAAGCCCCTACACTATTATGGTGTACAGTCCAAATTACAAAACTATAAACAAGCCCAAGAAGATAGTGAATGATGATGGGAAGATGGGCCAGCCATGGGGTATTGCATTTGGTAAGGATGGAGTGTGGGCAGTAGCAGATAACAGCAAtcattgtgtatgtatatttgaCAGTCAAGACAAGTTGATTAGAAAATTTGGTCAACATGGAACTGGCAATGGTCAACTGAATCGTCCAGAAGGGATAGCATTTGATGCCAATAACCACTTGTATGTGGCTGATTACTATAACCACAGGGTGCAGAAGTTTGACATCAATGGTAGGTACTTGTTGCAGTTTGGACATCAAGGATCAAATAATGGTCAACTGAACCATCCAATAGGTGTCATAGTTCACAATGATaaagtgtttgttgctgatagTCGCAATAGTCGTGTCTCAGTATTTCATCTTGATGGTCAGTTCATCCACACTATTGGATCAGGACAATTGAGGAATCCCTATGATGTAACAGTCACTACTACAGATCAATTACTTGTTGCTGATTGTAATAACAATTCCATCTCCAGGTTTACACTTGATGGTACATTTGTGGACAAGTTTGGTGATGGTCAACTAAAGTTACCAACTGCACTTACCACCGATCAGTTTGGCTTTATTCTTGTAACAGAATATGGTAACAATCGTGTATCAATTTTTGACCAAGATGGAGTGTTTGTAGACAGTTTTGGGTTCCATGGTTCTGTTGGTGGTCAATTCTCTAGTCCTTATGGAATAGCTGTTAGTCCCAACAATGATGTGTATGTTGCTGACCGTGACAACAAAAGAGTTCAGATCTTTTGAAATAGACACACTTAGCTAGTTGTGTTGGATTTTACTCTGATAACATACAGGTAGTGTTAGTTTAGTTTTGTACACACACTCGTGTATGTATTAACATGTGTGATATTCtgctataattatgtatattgcaAAAAATATTTAATTGATGATATATTGGGACTTTAGAATTTATAATGTTGCTGATTGTGTGTGCACAATGGAAAAGAAATTATTCTGTGATTTTGTATTTCCAAAGAATATTTAAGTGAACATGTAAATTCTAATGTCTTGTGTGATTATAGAAGAGCCACTATGGGTTTCAGGGATTAACTGTGATAGTTACAAATGCAGCTATGACTCTAATCTGACCCCTCCCCTCCATTCTTCAGTTACCATAACCTCCGAGAGCCATAAAAGCTCAGCTTGATGTTAATTAGTGAGCATGTTGCAATTTAGATTATCAGTGTTACATCAAATTATAATTCTCCTTCAATGTCACTATAACTACATGACTCCTTTATCTGAACATACACTGTTTAAAGTATACTTAAATTTTCTGTAAGTCACATGTGTCCACCACTTACTGATCATGTGCACACTAGTTTCCATCTTCACCATATCTTCTACTAAATTAGATCTCAATATGGATAGTTATATATCACAAAACGTTTCAATTAGTAACAAAAAATAACCTATTACTATACAACAAGTACATGTGTTCGTGTGTGTGTAGAAAAGTGCTAGACTATAATTGTACAACAATGAACTGTCATTacaaaatattgccaaattagAAATtggctgtggttggcaaaattGCATGctatgtgtgatgtgtgtgtgttatgatgAAAAGCTCCCCGTGGGTGGAATATCGGCGATAGCAATATCTCCAAACTCGTCGATGAAATTCTGATGGGGTGTTGGCAACTGTCCCATGTGATGATTTGGTGCAGGAGATCCATATGATGATGCAAGGTCAGATGTCTGCAGAAacaaaagtgggtgtggctagtgATCATGACAAGTTGTATGGTGCTTACTTCAGGCATGAATGGTGAGTTCATCATACTACCATGATATGATGAACTATCCTGTAAAAGTAAATAAACATTCAACATGATTCATATATTGAGTGTATGTCATACTATTCTTGGACTGACACCTCCACGAGGCATAGGGCTCGGCTGTAGAGGACTCATAATTGAAGATGCTGGACTATTAGGATTGGTGAATGATCTACAAAAATTATGGGCGTGGCTCAGTACTGATTACATATGATCAGGTACGCATGGCTTACTGTGAGCCTGCTAAACTTGGGATAACCACTCGTAGGTCATGTTTAAGGTAGCCTTGAGCTGTGAACTCTTGTTCCTCTTCTGTAGAAACAAAGGTGTTAACAATAAGCAAATGTGCACACTTAAAAGAACAACTAACCTTGTACGGTGTAATAGGCTCCAAACGCTTCATCTTTTTGAATGTTAGGGTAAAGTAGGAACAAGTGGTTGAGATCACGGACTCTGGAGTAGAGGGAGCAGGCTGGCTAACTACAGTATTGTAGCACAGAGCTAACACACCTGTCAGCAAATGATCTCATTCCTTGTAGGTGGCTGCGGTTCCACGGGGCTAGATCATACACCTGTTTCTCTATGTTGCCTAGAGAATAGGAAAGGAGCATGTGTCCATGTCTCCTACATctttatgtgtgtgcatgtacatgtgtatcatGTATTGTTTACACACACAGAAATTCACATACACACAGCAGGCggatgcacacatgcatgtacacacatacgcaTACAGACAGATAcatgcacacgtacacacacagagaggcacatgtgcgcacacacacagactTACTCTTCACCCACACAATACTGACACCACCAGGTTCAGACTCAGTGAAACGTACAATGAAGGTACCAGGTTGACACCGCAACAACATTTCATGAGCTTCTCGCTTGTCCAGGAAACCCAATATCAAACTGTGTGGGTGTGGTTGACTTACAAAGCACTACAGCCAATGGTAGCTTACTTGGCATTCCACTCCCTGCGAAGACATGTCTTGATGAGCTCACTGGTCTTGTAAAACCATTCCCAGAAAGTGAATCCTCGGCTTTGCAAGTGCTCCTGGAATAGAAATTAAGACACATAAACATCAGTTCAAAATTGCAAAGCCTTTTAATTAACATTAAACTATTGAGGAATGCACATTTACACAAAACAGGCTTATATGGTAGCTTGCCCGCCATTATAACTTAAAATCAGATGTTTATCTAAGGGAAGCACTGTAACAACAGTGCCACATTCCATGTTTTATCCACCATCTTAATTAAGGTTGGAGTCATGTGAGCTGTTTATGACATTATTTGCCATTGAATGGCAAGTCAGCCAACAGGTGAATGGGATCAACTGGCaatgagttatggatcattttctaaaggaTTTAAAAATTACCATGATGTGTTTTGGTCCTTGTACTTTCGTTGTAGGGTATCATTTAAACCGTTATTACATCACGAGTAAACTACATAACCATAGGATTACAAACACTTTGAAATTTACAATGCTTTCATTGTTTTGTTTACAACATGCGTATATAATTTCATTAGTAGTACGTGAAGTGAAGTAAAGATGATGAGCACATGTAGCAGTACAATCAAAATTGAGACAGTCattagcagtgttgggaaagtcACTTTGTCAAttaaatatattacatattactctttaCTTTTGGGCAATGTAATAAGttgcagttacatattactccaaaTGAAAAGTAGTTTATATCACATTAAGTTACTTTTGCTCTGACCATACATCTTTCCTTTACACCTTGCATGTTAGTTACTGAGCTAGCATATAGTAAACACTCCTGTAAATATAGCTACTGGCTTCTTGCACCTCTGTAGAGATGCTCATTATTTTTACCACTTCAGCCATACCTAAACATTGCTGGCAAATCACGTGACCAGTTGTCTGAGGTGTGAACTAATatggataattttattataggggATCAGGATACTAGCTACTAAGCTGTTGAGTAACACTAATTGGTTAGTAATGGACCTACTAATATAATGAACAATGGGTTCCTTGAAAGTTATATTATTAGACTATGAATAGTAGTGCGTTATATTActtgaaatcacaaaatgtaATAACTATTATGTAACGCACGTTATTCCCAACACTGGTCATTAGGGAATATCATGTTATCTATATGATCGATTAGCCATGGCCGTTATTAAAGAAAGTCAAGCTGTTGGCCATGTACAGAGAAAGATCTCATCTATTTGTTTGATATTTCTTTTATAAGATGTCAAGTTACTGGTAGTAGATAGTATTCATCCGAACTACCACAAGGCGGCTTACATATTTCGTGCAAGTTGACATTTGCCTGTTCAGATCAAGAACTCTTGAAGACCAAAGATTTGATTAGAATCCAACAAGGAAAATGTACCAGGGGTAAGCTGTCCTTTGAATTCATCATAAATAGCCAGTGCTGGATGGTTTGGTGCAAGTTTCCTTTTTCTTTGAACATATGGAACAATAATGTTATTTATGTACTCCTTCATCTTGTCTTCATTACTCCAATGGTTGGGGAGTAAATGTGACATCCCAATTGTCTGGGAACAC
This window encodes:
- the LOC136268604 gene encoding E3 ubiquitin-protein ligase TRIM71-like, translated to MAAERMKKVAGHLNCAVCYEVYQKPKYLPCYHSYCEGCIEKLQKGSNIICPECRETSVVPAGGVRELPNNFFINRLLDEVDLKRKVEGEEEAKCDKCVEEGQAVVLCVDCVTFLCSFCYEVHKRMKEYQDHNICELVELQSKKKQVDVRPKAKSMLCPDHDLEMNFFCETCDQLVCHYCITIEHTGHVHNSVKVMAKKHRKELEKMIEPVEEMINKLSTSREKVVAAGEKIGAEASEVDQQIDLYYDELHQRLEQQREELKNKSRELSTKKRKAISVQLEEMDFTKAQMLSVKGLNDAVKNGSDQEALFMKKQVGDDVKKLTNCYSKLETKPVELATMVFVPVKEYKKSFPQFARLFDDVPIPNNCEVTGIPARPLVGSKIGFTIITKNHNNDRCSKGGSHIIVQAQSSRGGDVVPVEVKDNNDGSYSASFVIKQVGEVKLSITIEGDHIKGSPYTIMVYSPNYKTINKPKKIVNDDGKMGQPWGIAFGKDGVWAVADNSNHCVCIFDSQDKLIRKFGQHGTGNGQLNRPEGIAFDANNHLYVADYYNHRVQKFDINGRYLLQFGHQGSNNGQLNHPIGVIVHNDKVFVADSRNSRVSVFHLDGQFIHTIGSGQLRNPYDVTVTTTDQLLVADCNNNSISRFTLDGTFVDKFGDGQLKLPTALTTDQFGFILVTEYGNNRVSIFDQDGVFVDSFGFHGSVGGQFSSPYGIAVSPNNDVYVADRDNKRVQIF
- the LOC136236811 gene encoding MKI67 FHA domain-interacting nucleolar phosphoprotein-like, which produces MTGCEKHQLKANIPKFKGVNYAGHMISHLSRFCEQELKGYFSQFGTDLGCVPFLKWFPDLVTGNSKGYVFVEIAAEMMDNYLMFDSAKFVPSHKVHPLTFKGWRKHPRRINRLNWSCLLHNQVMVRNKDKYQRVIGALIKKERRKRHKLKELEIDFLGYAAVLPKKSTRMKFSVSDEDD